In the Ensifer adhaerens genome, one interval contains:
- a CDS encoding UTP--glucose-1-phosphate uridylyltransferase, with amino-acid sequence MDRIRTVRKAVIPVAGNGTRFLPATKAIPKEMLTIVDRPVVQYAVDEARQAGIEHIVFVTSRNKQAIEDHFDDTPELISSLTRSGKNAQVSELEEMLPRAGSVSFTRQQAPLGLGHAVWCARDVIGDEPFALLLPDMLCHGTRGCMAGLVDLYHQTGGNVVGVEQCAPEDASKYGIVGKGATVPYGFQVTKMVEKPRAGEAPSNFYLNGRYILQPEIFDILAHQQRGAGNEIQLTDGMLKLSQNQTFHAHPYEGRTFDCGSKEGFIAANVAFALARSDLGDMVYASVKDMVLSHEGRIRAA; translated from the coding sequence ATGGACCGTATCAGGACCGTCAGGAAAGCTGTGATCCCGGTCGCCGGCAATGGAACGCGGTTCCTCCCCGCGACCAAGGCGATACCCAAGGAGATGCTGACGATCGTCGATCGTCCGGTCGTGCAATATGCGGTTGATGAAGCCCGCCAGGCGGGCATCGAGCACATCGTTTTCGTCACCAGCCGCAACAAGCAGGCAATCGAGGACCACTTCGACGATACGCCGGAGCTCATCTCGTCTCTGACCCGTTCCGGCAAGAATGCCCAGGTTTCAGAGCTCGAGGAGATGCTGCCGCGTGCCGGCTCGGTCAGCTTCACGCGACAGCAGGCCCCACTCGGTCTCGGTCACGCCGTCTGGTGTGCTCGCGACGTAATCGGCGACGAGCCGTTCGCGCTGCTCCTGCCGGATATGCTGTGTCACGGTACGCGCGGCTGCATGGCCGGCCTCGTCGACCTCTATCACCAGACCGGCGGCAACGTCGTCGGCGTCGAACAATGCGCTCCGGAAGATGCGTCGAAATATGGCATCGTCGGCAAGGGTGCGACCGTTCCCTATGGTTTCCAAGTCACGAAAATGGTCGAAAAGCCGCGCGCCGGCGAGGCACCGTCGAATTTTTATCTGAATGGGCGCTACATTCTTCAGCCCGAGATCTTCGACATTCTCGCACACCAGCAACGTGGCGCCGGCAACGAAATCCAGTTGACCGACGGAATGCTGAAACTCTCGCAAAATCAAACGTTTCACGCCCATCCCTATGAGGGGCGCACCTTCGACTGCGGGTCCAAGGAAGGCTTCATCGCCGCCAATGTCGCCTTCGCGCTCGCGCGCTCGGACCTCGGCGACATGGTCTATGCATCGGTCAAGGACATGGTCCTGTCTCATGAAGGCCGCATCCGCGCGGCATAA
- a CDS encoding polysaccharide biosynthesis tyrosine autokinase, protein MNQRSLPFNSVVPREMEEPDKFIDLDRLFSVIVRRARLVGAFVVLFLVLGAVYLMFATPFYTSMTQILLDENLSKYAEEQATPQNSQLLDTQMASAVEILKSGELALRVVDKMKLDDNDTVLNPPRSPFGVAKDWLRSVTGVFSFGSDISEEAARNGRRQKAAALIQQGLSVERVTRSSVVSLAYRSSDPQLAAAIVRGYADAYLNDQLNANFDATERASVWLQERLADLRQRSQAASLEVEKYRSENGLTLARGELMSEQQLADLNSQLIIAQADTASASARFKQFQAIVDQGPENAVKNATISAKEGDNSVIRELRTRYLAVSKREQEVSQSFSVDHPQAVSLRKEKSDIGRQIFQELQQLTASYRNEYEVARSREASLRENIEGTTGRNSDANLSLVHLRELEQKSAALKTLYETYLNRYEQASQQRSFPIAKARVISTAGVPTSASSPKKTLVLALSAVLGMMAGGAFAAFQEFRERTFRLESDVRSILGHRSFGYVPLIGPRQPSTTDRVRARLMKGKVPLPTTPASVPFERVSRIVLDAPRSSFAETFRNAKLACDRMLHGNGSRVIGIVSAVPDEGKSIIAANFAALLAASGKKTLLIDADIRKPGLSQMVNPPPKTGLVEALIGEASWPAGIKIDQKTKLAIFPVGGEAGTKSEPYDSHELLASPAMADLIDNARKSFDYVIVDLAALAPVVDAKAFSPLADGFIYVAEWGRTPSRLVRDLLNSEPQINGKILGVILNKTDMNELAKYSDFGGAEHYRHRFEKYYVENTETYRKSEAA, encoded by the coding sequence ATGAACCAAAGAAGTCTCCCCTTCAATAGCGTCGTGCCGAGGGAAATGGAGGAACCCGACAAGTTCATCGACCTTGATCGGCTCTTCTCGGTCATCGTGCGCCGCGCCAGGCTGGTTGGCGCGTTCGTCGTGCTGTTCCTGGTACTTGGAGCGGTCTATCTCATGTTCGCGACACCGTTCTATACGTCGATGACGCAGATCCTGCTCGACGAGAACCTCTCGAAATACGCAGAGGAACAGGCTACACCGCAAAACAGCCAGCTGCTCGACACCCAGATGGCGAGCGCCGTCGAGATCCTGAAGTCCGGTGAACTCGCCTTGCGGGTCGTCGACAAGATGAAGCTCGACGACAACGACACGGTTCTCAATCCGCCGCGCTCTCCTTTCGGCGTCGCCAAGGACTGGCTGAGATCGGTGACCGGCGTCTTCTCCTTTGGGTCCGATATCTCCGAAGAGGCTGCGCGCAACGGCAGACGGCAGAAGGCGGCCGCACTCATCCAGCAGGGGCTGTCCGTCGAGCGCGTCACCAGAAGCTCAGTCGTGTCCCTTGCCTATCGCTCCAGTGATCCGCAACTCGCAGCAGCCATCGTACGTGGCTATGCCGACGCCTATCTCAACGACCAACTCAACGCCAATTTTGATGCGACGGAACGCGCCTCGGTCTGGCTGCAGGAGCGCCTTGCCGATCTGAGGCAACGCTCGCAGGCAGCTTCCCTTGAGGTCGAGAAGTACCGCAGCGAGAATGGCCTGACACTCGCGCGCGGCGAACTCATGTCCGAACAGCAACTGGCAGACCTCAACAGCCAGCTCATCATCGCTCAAGCAGATACGGCAAGCGCGTCTGCGCGGTTCAAGCAGTTCCAGGCGATCGTCGATCAGGGGCCGGAAAACGCGGTCAAGAACGCAACGATTTCCGCAAAAGAGGGCGACAACTCCGTCATTCGCGAGCTGCGTACGCGCTATCTCGCCGTCAGCAAGCGTGAACAGGAAGTGTCACAGAGTTTCAGCGTCGATCATCCTCAGGCAGTATCGCTGCGCAAGGAAAAGTCCGACATCGGACGGCAGATCTTCCAGGAACTGCAGCAACTGACGGCAAGCTACCGCAACGAATATGAGGTCGCCCGCTCGCGTGAGGCATCCCTTCGGGAAAATATCGAAGGCACCACGGGTCGCAACTCGGATGCAAACCTGTCGCTCGTACATCTGCGCGAGCTCGAGCAGAAGTCGGCGGCACTGAAGACGCTCTACGAGACTTACCTTAATCGCTACGAGCAGGCTTCACAACAGCGGTCCTTCCCGATCGCCAAGGCCCGTGTCATTTCCACGGCCGGCGTACCGACTTCGGCCTCAAGCCCGAAGAAGACCCTGGTGCTGGCACTTTCGGCGGTGCTCGGCATGATGGCAGGCGGCGCGTTTGCCGCGTTCCAGGAGTTTCGCGAGCGGACCTTCCGTCTTGAAAGCGACGTGCGCTCGATCCTTGGACACAGGTCCTTCGGTTATGTTCCGCTGATCGGCCCGCGCCAACCGTCAACGACCGACCGGGTTCGCGCAAGACTGATGAAGGGCAAGGTGCCCTTGCCGACGACGCCGGCCTCCGTGCCATTCGAACGGGTCAGCCGCATCGTGCTCGACGCGCCACGCTCGTCTTTTGCCGAGACCTTTCGCAACGCCAAGCTTGCTTGCGACCGGATGCTTCATGGCAACGGCTCGCGGGTGATCGGCATCGTTTCGGCGGTGCCGGACGAGGGAAAGTCGATCATTGCAGCGAACTTTGCAGCATTGCTCGCCGCAAGCGGCAAGAAGACGTTGCTGATCGATGCCGACATCCGCAAGCCCGGCCTCAGCCAGATGGTCAACCCGCCGCCGAAGACCGGCCTTGTCGAGGCACTGATCGGCGAAGCCTCCTGGCCCGCCGGGATCAAGATCGACCAGAAGACGAAGCTGGCGATCTTCCCGGTTGGCGGGGAAGCGGGCACAAAGAGCGAACCGTATGACAGCCACGAACTGCTCGCCTCGCCGGCCATGGCTGACCTCATCGACAACGCCCGCAAATCGTTCGACTACGTGATTGTCGATCTTGCGGCACTTGCTCCCGTCGTCGATGCCAAGGCGTTCTCGCCGCTTGCCGATGGCTTCATCTATGTCGCTGAGTGGGGCCGCACGCCGTCGCGCCTGGTGCGCGACCTTCTCAACTCCGAGCCACAGATCAACGGTAAGATCCTCGGCGTGATCCTCAACAAGACGGATATGAACGAACTGGCGAAGTACAGCGACTTCGGTGGAGCCGAGCATTACCGCCATCGTTTCGAGAAGTACTACGTCGAAAACACCGAGACCTACCGCAAGTCTGAGGCGGCCTAG
- a CDS encoding glycosyltransferase family 2 protein has product MTPPAPEVSFVVAAYNAADTIGRAIESALAQEAVDVEVIVVDDSSADNTCAVVEEIADPRVRLLRLATNRGPGGARNSGLEAARGSWIAVLDADDTISPRRLSRMIELALKAGAQIAVDNIEVANLDGRVERMFPEALLEQHSMLTLSAFIQSNVLFRSTYNFGYMKPIFERRFLNEHALRFKETIRIGEDYILLASALASGGRCIVDPSAGYCYHIREGSISRVLELGHIEAMIAADRDFLANHSIDTTAMTMQRRRDRSLREAHAFLRLVDHLKSRSLVGAARVAFSDPRALRHLRMPIAVRLRRLLAPLARLKSATPTVAAERSTSGNSPHVRKG; this is encoded by the coding sequence ATGACGCCCCCCGCACCAGAGGTCAGTTTTGTCGTAGCGGCCTACAACGCCGCAGATACGATTGGCCGCGCCATTGAGAGCGCGCTGGCACAGGAAGCTGTCGATGTGGAAGTGATCGTCGTTGACGATTCCTCCGCCGATAACACCTGTGCCGTGGTCGAAGAGATCGCTGATCCCCGCGTGCGGCTGTTGCGGCTTGCGACGAACCGGGGGCCTGGCGGCGCGCGCAATTCCGGGCTTGAGGCGGCACGTGGCAGTTGGATCGCCGTTCTCGATGCGGACGACACCATCAGCCCACGACGGCTTTCCCGCATGATCGAGCTGGCGTTAAAGGCTGGCGCCCAGATTGCCGTCGACAACATCGAGGTCGCGAACCTCGACGGGCGTGTCGAGCGCATGTTTCCCGAGGCCTTGCTTGAGCAACACAGCATGTTGACGCTTTCGGCTTTCATTCAATCCAACGTGCTTTTCCGCTCAACCTACAATTTCGGCTATATGAAGCCGATCTTCGAGCGCCGTTTCCTGAACGAGCATGCTTTGCGCTTCAAGGAGACCATCCGAATTGGTGAAGACTACATCCTGCTGGCGTCTGCGCTCGCGTCCGGCGGACGTTGCATCGTCGATCCTTCAGCGGGCTATTGCTATCACATCCGCGAGGGCTCGATCTCCCGGGTGCTTGAGCTTGGCCATATCGAGGCGATGATCGCGGCCGACAGGGATTTCCTCGCAAACCACTCGATCGATACCACGGCGATGACAATGCAGCGGCGCCGCGACAGGAGCCTGCGCGAGGCGCACGCCTTCCTGCGGCTCGTCGATCATCTGAAATCCAGATCGTTGGTGGGGGCCGCCCGGGTGGCCTTCTCCGACCCCCGAGCGCTTCGGCACCTCAGAATGCCGATCGCCGTGCGCCTGCGCCGTTTGCTTGCGCCGCTCGCACGCTTGAAGTCCGCCACACCGACGGTGGCGGCTGAACGATCCACCTCGGGCAATAGCCCTCACGTACGCAAAGGATAA